The following proteins are co-located in the Mesorhizobium sp. M1E.F.Ca.ET.045.02.1.1 genome:
- a CDS encoding site-specific integrase, with translation MVRSLNLLAETSIRAKEMKPGRYSDGGGLYLMVKKGGTKSWTFVHFKGSGAGRAWKEAGLGSYPGVSLKEARLAAAGCRDRLRRGLEPIDADAEVEAPTFAKCADDFIAEAGKGWSNPKHKAQWEMTLGDAYCKSIRAKAVSEVTTADVLAILKPVWQAKPETAQRLRGRVERVLDFAKASGHRSGENPALWRGHLQHLLAKGKKLSRGHHSAMPYSDVPAFVKRLRTSGAMSAKALEFLILTAARSGEVLGAVWDELDLEEKVWTVPAARMKARKVHRVPLTDAAINILIPLHEARVSAYVFPGETKKGGSEAPLSVMAMTMQMRRMEVGEFTPHGFRSAFRDWCGDQTSFPREVAEAALAHKVGDSVENAYRRSDALEKRRKLMNAWSNFLNAPARGNLRLVGGNAR, from the coding sequence TTGGTCCGCTCGCTCAACCTCCTCGCCGAAACCTCCATTCGCGCGAAAGAAATGAAGCCGGGTCGCTACAGCGACGGCGGTGGGCTCTACCTGATGGTCAAGAAGGGCGGGACCAAATCCTGGACTTTCGTCCACTTCAAGGGGTCTGGCGCCGGACGCGCATGGAAGGAAGCCGGGCTCGGCTCCTATCCTGGCGTTTCACTGAAGGAAGCGCGTCTTGCCGCCGCTGGCTGCCGTGACCGTCTGCGGCGCGGGCTGGAGCCGATCGACGCGGATGCCGAGGTCGAGGCTCCAACCTTTGCCAAGTGCGCGGACGACTTCATTGCCGAAGCCGGCAAGGGCTGGAGCAATCCGAAGCACAAGGCCCAATGGGAAATGACCCTAGGCGATGCCTACTGCAAATCCATCCGGGCGAAGGCGGTGTCGGAAGTCACGACGGCCGATGTGCTGGCCATACTGAAACCAGTCTGGCAGGCGAAGCCGGAAACAGCGCAGCGCCTGCGCGGGCGGGTTGAACGGGTGTTGGACTTTGCTAAGGCCTCGGGTCATCGTTCTGGCGAAAACCCGGCTCTTTGGCGGGGGCATCTACAACACCTGCTGGCGAAGGGGAAGAAGCTCTCGCGCGGACACCATAGCGCAATGCCCTACAGCGATGTACCGGCGTTCGTGAAGCGCCTGCGGACCTCTGGGGCGATGTCTGCGAAGGCGTTGGAATTCCTCATCCTGACGGCGGCACGCTCCGGCGAAGTGTTGGGCGCGGTGTGGGATGAGCTGGATCTTGAAGAAAAGGTTTGGACAGTGCCGGCGGCGCGCATGAAGGCCCGCAAGGTGCATCGCGTACCTTTGACGGATGCCGCCATAAATATCTTGATCCCGCTGCACGAGGCGCGTGTATCTGCCTACGTCTTTCCGGGCGAGACCAAGAAGGGCGGGAGTGAGGCGCCGCTTTCCGTGATGGCGATGACGATGCAGATGCGCCGGATGGAAGTCGGTGAATTCACACCGCACGGTTTCCGGTCCGCCTTCCGGGATTGGTGCGGCGATCAAACCAGTTTCCCGCGCGAAGTCGCCGAAGCCGCTCTCGCTCACAAGGTCGGCGATTCGGTCGAGAATGCTTACCGGCGGTCGGACGCATTGGAAAAGCGCCGGAAGCTGATGAACGCCTGGAGTAACTTCTTAAACGCTCCGGCGCGCGGCAACCTGCGCCTTGTTGGGGGAAACGCCAGATAA
- a CDS encoding helix-turn-helix domain-containing protein: MSAPNAYTVAAFCDAYGIRRNSAYLEIKAGRLEIRKAGRKTLIRKVDADAWLNSLPKGNPEPASAEEA; encoded by the coding sequence ATGAGCGCACCCAATGCCTACACCGTCGCCGCCTTCTGCGACGCGTACGGCATCCGCCGCAACTCGGCCTATCTGGAAATCAAGGCCGGCCGGTTGGAGATCAGGAAGGCAGGCAGGAAGACGCTGATCCGCAAGGTAGATGCTGACGCCTGGCTGAACAGTCTACCGAAAGGAAACCCGGAGCCCGCTTCGGCGGAGGAAGCTTGA
- a CDS encoding bifunctional DNA primase/polymerase gives MNAAADFQKLSVSPEVRGVGSRYAETIARLHGAGYKLLPLGDGPDGKKPLVANWSGARGCSVATCLSLMGKAESQMYGIRLDGLVVVDCDTDNAATRDYVEQHFGLSPVMTRTSRGVHYWFRAGFYVPPKVRLPDISIDFKTGAGSFVVGPDSVRPDTGQSYEAAGAPLGFAARLPIFQATPPQWQPGSKRAEVGKRDRHLFRRGIELALVADSEAEVFDELCLLRDLECDNPESVSNAEIRAKARWAWRNRDRLYVWGGRNSTFATNRTATAALAAHKNGDDAALLYMVLNGMHGHRPGKLFTVVAQGLIDKGHLPLQSKSRIYRDVLVLVAVGLLQVVRRGRRSQKEPNVYRLCLPDQSEKEEV, from the coding sequence ATGAACGCTGCCGCCGACTTCCAGAAACTATCAGTTTCGCCGGAAGTCCGTGGGGTGGGGTCTCGCTACGCCGAGACCATCGCCCGCCTTCACGGCGCCGGCTACAAGCTCCTGCCGCTCGGCGACGGGCCGGACGGCAAGAAGCCCTTGGTTGCCAACTGGTCCGGCGCGCGCGGCTGCTCAGTGGCCACGTGTCTTAGTCTGATGGGCAAGGCCGAGTCGCAGATGTACGGCATCCGGCTTGATGGGCTGGTCGTGGTCGACTGCGATACCGACAACGCCGCGACCCGCGACTACGTCGAACAGCACTTCGGGCTTTCGCCGGTAATGACCCGGACGTCGCGCGGCGTCCACTACTGGTTCCGGGCGGGGTTCTATGTCCCGCCCAAGGTGCGCCTGCCCGACATCTCGATCGACTTCAAGACTGGTGCCGGCTCGTTTGTGGTCGGCCCGGATTCGGTTCGGCCAGACACTGGCCAGTCGTATGAGGCAGCGGGCGCGCCGCTCGGCTTCGCCGCGCGCCTGCCGATTTTCCAGGCGACGCCGCCACAATGGCAGCCTGGGTCCAAAAGGGCAGAGGTGGGCAAGCGCGACCGCCATCTTTTCCGACGCGGGATCGAGCTGGCTTTGGTTGCTGACAGCGAGGCCGAAGTTTTTGACGAGCTTTGCCTGCTGCGGGATCTGGAGTGCGACAACCCAGAAAGCGTTTCGAATGCCGAAATCCGGGCAAAGGCCCGATGGGCATGGCGTAATCGGGATCGGCTTTACGTTTGGGGCGGCCGAAATTCGACATTCGCCACCAACCGCACCGCGACCGCCGCCTTGGCCGCCCACAAAAATGGGGACGATGCCGCGCTTTTGTACATGGTCCTCAATGGCATGCACGGCCACCGGCCAGGCAAACTCTTCACGGTCGTTGCGCAAGGCCTGATCGATAAAGGCCACCTTCCGTTGCAGAGCAAGAGCCGGATCTACCGCGACGTTCTAGTCCTGGTGGCTGTCGGGCTGTTGCAGGTGGTTCGACGTGGTCGCCGTAGCCAGAAGGAGCCCAACGTCTATCGGCTGTGTCTTCCCGATCAGAGTGAGAAGGAGGAGGTGTAG
- a CDS encoding DUF6074 family protein translates to MGPSIVPFPMAKSDGAVKVAVAALAALNGPSADAYWRKLITAKRHAMTAQGISEVEVDETLLAFGQEVFLALARRYQPDEGDAA, encoded by the coding sequence ATGGGTCCGAGCATCGTTCCGTTCCCGATGGCGAAATCAGACGGTGCGGTCAAAGTGGCAGTCGCAGCCTTGGCGGCGCTCAATGGCCCGTCGGCCGATGCGTATTGGCGGAAGCTAATCACAGCCAAGCGCCACGCGATGACAGCTCAAGGAATCTCTGAGGTCGAGGTGGACGAGACCCTTCTGGCTTTCGGCCAAGAGGTGTTCTTGGCTTTGGCGCGCCGATATCAGCCAGATGAAGGTGACGCCGCATGA
- a CDS encoding ribonuclease H, with translation MTYSWPDGLYPLRNWLKAQGVDVKSIVSERQAAFYVQKLSDQRIKFPADRSASMFPILKRLQDIICAGAATPRPVPTRGQPFVPKKKGKTKPAQDIKHEVPADALVVYCDGCCEPNPGAGGWGFAVYRDGAEIHAESGGAVQTTNNAMEMTGILMTLAWVAASAPAEPVVIFCDSKYVVTGINEWVPGWKAKGWKRKGENASEKNQAIANLAHWQAIDKARDELQFVKIDWVKGHAGITGNERADELSLIGREGALEAANEADPIRQQLKYSV, from the coding sequence ATGACGTATAGTTGGCCCGACGGCCTCTACCCGCTACGCAACTGGCTGAAAGCGCAAGGCGTCGATGTCAAGTCGATCGTCAGCGAGCGTCAGGCGGCTTTCTACGTGCAGAAGCTGAGCGATCAGCGGATCAAATTTCCCGCCGATCGGTCCGCCTCGATGTTTCCGATCCTGAAGCGTCTGCAGGATATCATCTGTGCCGGCGCGGCCACGCCGCGGCCGGTCCCGACGCGGGGTCAGCCGTTCGTGCCGAAGAAGAAGGGGAAAACGAAACCGGCGCAGGACATCAAGCACGAAGTCCCCGCGGACGCGCTGGTCGTCTACTGCGACGGATGTTGCGAGCCCAACCCTGGCGCCGGCGGCTGGGGGTTTGCTGTCTACCGTGACGGCGCAGAAATTCACGCCGAATCCGGAGGCGCTGTGCAAACCACCAACAACGCCATGGAGATGACAGGCATTCTGATGACCTTGGCTTGGGTGGCTGCATCGGCGCCGGCCGAGCCGGTGGTCATCTTTTGCGACAGCAAATATGTCGTGACAGGCATCAATGAGTGGGTGCCTGGCTGGAAGGCCAAAGGCTGGAAGCGCAAGGGGGAGAACGCCAGCGAAAAGAACCAGGCTATTGCGAATCTTGCCCATTGGCAGGCGATCGACAAGGCGCGCGACGAACTCCAATTCGTGAAAATTGATTGGGTGAAGGGACACGCGGGCATCACCGGAAACGAGCGCGCTGATGAACTCTCTCTGATCGGTCGCGAAGGGGCTCTTGAAGCGGCCAACGAAGCCGATCCGATCCGCCAGCAGCTAAAATACTCGGTGTGA